Part of the Lolium rigidum isolate FL_2022 chromosome 6, APGP_CSIRO_Lrig_0.1, whole genome shotgun sequence genome, TAAAATCCTACAATTGTTATACAAAAGATTAGGTAAATATAACCGTGTCATTAACACCAAAACTAATTAAGGAGATATGTTCTTTCTGCCGTCGCCAACTTCTCCACCAGGAACAACCCACGAACCCGAGACGTCTCGACAAGGTGGTCGGTTGGATGCAGCAAACGAGGGATTGGAGGCACGAGCTGTCCGCGAGGTGGGTGACGTGGCGCAATATCAACAAACGATGGAAACCGATCGGACAACTCTCCACCAGGATGTTCCCAAACTCGCAGCCCCGGGGAATAGGATCATATTTCATCAACAAATGCTATCTCAATACACGCGCCAAATCAGCAGACCTATCTCACGGTAGGCGAGATGGTACAGGCTAGTGGCCACTGGGCGTTATTGTCGTAGCGTAGCGCTGGATCGAAGCTACGCCTAGCCCTCGATCCTCTCGAACACGTCGTTGACGAAGGAGTTCCTCAGCGCCGGCCGCGgcttctccgccggcggcgccgacgtGGTCTCGGTGTTGGACTTGGACGTTTCCCCAGCCGGGGCCTTCTCCCCCGCGGGATCCTTCGCCACTGCTTCCTCCGCCGCGGGATGCTTCTTCTCCGGCTTGGGCGCCATGGACGCTTCCCCGATCGTGATCGAGGAGAGAGGCGTGGTGCGGTGGAGTTTGGCTGGTCGATGAACTCAGTGGGTACTGGGTAGAGACTTTTATAGAGGTGACTAGGTGAGTAAGAGGTTGCGTCCGGTCCGGCTCCGGCCGCCAAGTTGACAAGTTGCGCCGGAGCGAACATGGCCATGTTGGCCGGCAGCGCCGACGTCTCGGCGATTACTTTAGTAGGGAGTATATGCGATAGCACATGCTGCCCATCAACTTATCCACATGCATGATCACATATCTCGAGataccgccggcggcggcggcctgattTAGAGCATTTTCAGCCGCGTTATTCAAAGCATCCCCAAACGGTGTCGGAtcacgtttggggacgtgttttgttcataCCGTatttggaggacgtcgctccccagccgtgtcCCCAAACGCTATCCTCAAACTTTTTTTAGGATTTTCGAAAatacaaccatttattaaatatagcatacaaataaatatgtttgctgagattgtttttaaattaaatacaaaaaataataaaacaactaaacaaatgtaataaatgggGCTAGATTAAGGTGCCGCTGCATTTGCTGATAAttctttgatcctccacatatgCCGAGGCAACGAACATCggtcaatcgcgcctacctgacaagtcgtcgaacaccttgtatgcgcggaggtggggcggatttatcGCCGTGTTGTGGGATGCGCTGACGAAGCGGCGATGGCGAAAAGGCCGGTGAGAGAGCCAGCCGCGACGATGGTGCCGACTCTCATAAGAGATCAGCCGTcaaaacggccggcaaatccagcggctgcggaggggtgggaggcgcgggagggaaggtgcgacgagaaataaaaggcgcgaaccaacggttatgGAAATTATCGCCGATAGGTGGGAGACCGCCTCGttttttgttgtgtccggcgttCCCCGAGCGTcctctgtgtagcggggacggctcGAGGCGCCAAACACCGTATTGGATCGTGCCGGAAAAGAAAAAGCTTTAAGACACGCTGCTTGGAACATTTTTTTATCCGACGTGCCCTAAATCCCTTTGGAAACGCGGCTGAAAATGCTCTTACAGCTTTGTGCCAACGCCCAACGGTAGCGGGTCGCTTAGGCAGACGGCAGCGCCAGCCATGAAAGATACAGATCACCTCTGTGGCGATGGGACACATGGGAACAGGGATCAACGATAACATCGGTCAAATGGCACatgtagatcaaaatatcataCCCCATGTGGCCATGCGCAAATACAGATGATACCCTACATGATTTCAGACAATTAATACATTCGACCAGATACGATATCAGTTTGCAGGTGATTATAAGCGAGTTAACAGAAGCTCAATGGCCAAGGAAAATGTCACCAACAGAAAACAAAAAGGGGCGATCCAGGTATAGGCGATCTTGGCACTTGTACTTCTTTCATAAAGTTCTTTCAGATGTACACCCATGTATACTGCTAGTATAGAAGAAAACCAGAACCTTGCCTCcaccttttttttttatctcccgAGTCCCAACTTCTTCATCGTCCATGCCACACCACAGTACCACACAAGCAGCAGCCCATGATCAGTTTGGTGCGTTGCTCCAGTATTACTTCTACTGTGGCTGTACATTCAGGCAACCATCAACACGGTCGCATCCCAAACCGCTGGGAGCGTGCACAGTTAGGAACCATTAAGAATACAATATGTTTTACAACATATTAAAGGAGACATTGTCTGCTTcccaaacatgaaaaaaaaagagTGCTAAGCGCTGTTGGTAGCCTGTCACCAAGAAAAACAAATGGAACCATCCATGCTCGTCAGGGTTAAACAGTTGAAGCGTATGGATGATCATTCCTTCGATTTGCTTTTATATGTAAACGGGTACAGCCACAGTTGAAAGTTGTGCAACTCACGGATCTACTGTACAGCCAACAAACTGTGCAGTCCGAGCAAACGAGGGAAACTTCCACAACAGCAGGATTGCATTATCCGGGCTTCCAGCAGAGTTCCTGGTAAATAACACAACAGACAAAAACTTTCAGACTGCACTGCGTATTTCAACTGACCTCGACCACAAGTGTACAACTGAAAAACAAACTCCACGCAAAAAAAAAGAACTTCAGTAACAAACACAAATAGAAAGGGCACTGCAAGTATCACCTGTATAGTTTTGCCAGAAACAAGAGACCTTGCCCAGTTGGTCTGCAACGAATGAACAATACAGTGGAAACCAGCACAACTGGCATCTAGACAGACGAGCACACCGTCACTCCATCAGGAATGGCAGTCATGCCGTACAGACCACGATTCACGGACATCATGTTCCTGTTGGCAGCGCAAGTTCAGTTTTCTTACCAAATCAGTTAACATGCTAGCTTCGTGCACATGTAAAAGTCAAACTAAACCTTCAAAAAAGGCGGATAAGGTGTACCACACAGATGACTGCAGGACCATGTTATGGTCACCGAGCTTAGCTTTCGACGGATTCAGATTCATCAACCACTCCAACCATCAATATTTTTGTCCATTTCGCTGATATGCCCAAAACCTCAGGCATCGCCGTATCACTGTTACAATAATTAAAAGCCCATGTTACTCGATCGAAATAACACTGTCCAAATATTATttaatcttctttttcttccaGAATTTGACTATGAAAAACTGTAGATAGTTTTTTGCTTGCAAATTTAGAACTGAAACTGCAAATAGTTAATGTCAAGCTTTTAGAGTTTAAGTGATGGTCTTCGTTATTCATTCCTTGCGGTTACAATTAAAGGGAGCAACAAAGAATCGTTGAGATGAACCATGCAATCAGTCTATATGGAGTAACCAGACAAATCATTACTATGCAAAAGGGACACTGTCATGGAAGAAACAACACCAAGAACCGACAGAAAAAAAATTGCCCACTGCAGTATAAACCACTGAAAGTTGTAGCAATTGACACAGTATCGTCAAGTTAAAATCTAATTACTAAAAATATGACATCAAGTACTAGACCTAGAGTGAAATAGTGCACCTGAAAGAAGCAGTTGTATATTCTGGCAGCCCCAGATCTGTCATGCAGCAACTGCTCAGGGAGCTCCTCAGTGTGATGAGTCAGACTACTTGATTAAGACCATTAAAAGGGTGACCCTAAACATCAGGTTATCAGCAGTATATCATCTTGCTTGCTGGTCATCACAGAAGTTCCCAAGAGAAGAGCTCTATATGTGTGCCAGTTCGGTTGCACCCCTTTCTTAATCATATCATTGTATATTTCTAAACCCTTATCAATTTCATCATGGACATTGCACCACCGTATCAAAATATTGTATGCTACAATATCAGGCTTTAATCCCTTGTACAGCATTTCATTCCAAAGCTCAAACGCTTTATTTGTATCACCCTTCTTGCAGAGTTCATGTATTACTGTAGAATAGCTGATGCAATCAGGAAAAAAACCATTTTCAGTACTCTTACGAATAAGGTCAATTGCTTCTTGAATCTGCCCGACCTTACAGAACCCCTTGATCAATGTGTTAACTGTCACTATGTTAGCAAGAGAGCCTCGAAGCATGGCAAGATAGAGATGTTTAGCTGTCTCCAGGTCCCCTTGAGTtgtaaaataatcaagaaaaCAATTATAAGTGTAACTGTTAGGAAGGAAGTGGCTGGCTAACATTTCTTTACAAAGGAGCTCTGCGCTGCTCAAATGCCCTGACTTGCAGAGATTATTTACTAAAACCGTATACGTGACGGTATTTGGAAAGCAGCCATCAGCAATCATCTTGTCCCAACAATTTAATGCTTCAACCATGTTTCCAGCTTTTGAATGCATGTTAATCATGCATGTATGGAACACATTGTCTGGCCTGACACTATTTTGTTTCATTTCCCTCAGTAACATACAGGATTTTTCCGCATCATGCTGTTCCAAAGCTGCATATACAATAATGGTAAAGCTGACAAGATCAAGTTTGACTCCCCGCATTGCCATCTCATTCCGAACACCATATGCTTCGGTCCATCTTCCTTCTCTACAGAATCCATGCATAAGTGCGGCTAGGCTAAATTTGTTTAGCAAAGAACAGTTCTTTTCTATATCAGCAGCAAACTCGTTCGCTTTCGACACTCCACTGGTCAGGCATATTCCACTTATCAATGACCTATAGGTGTAATTGTCAGGTTTAAGGCCCCTATCCACCATCTGATCATATAACTGGAATGCCTCTCTTATATTACCTACCAGGCAATACCCTTCTATCATGACATTAAAAGTTGCTTCATTTGGTACTAGGTTTCTGTCAATCATCTTATCAAACAACCGAGAAGCTTCATCCATCTTTTTAGCCTTGCAGAAGCCATTGATAAGTGCTGTGAACGTATAAGTATTCCATGCAACACCCTTCTCAGCCATCTCCCTGTGGAGTTCCACAGCACTGGACAGATCCCCTTTTCTACAGAAACCAGCTATGAGTGGACAATATGAAGCTGCATTCGGTGTCACTCCCATATCAACCATCTCGCTCAGAAAGCTCATTGCCCTGTCTAAATCATCCTGTTTGCAGCAACCGTTAATTAAGGAATTGTAAGGATAAACCGTCACTCTGACACCCTTCTCCCTCATCCTATCAAACATATCAAGTGCATCATCCATCATCCCCCTTTTGCAAAATGAATGTATCAATATTGAATAGGTCACCTCATTTGGCTCAAGACCCTTGTCTACCATCTCATTGAAAAGCTTATCTGCCTCACCAAACATACCATTCTTGCACAGACTATCAAGCAATGCATTGTATGCAAATATGTTCGGCACCATGCCCAACTCGCCCAACCGACAAGCTAACCTGAAAGCCTCTTCAACCTTCCCCCTCTTTCGTAGCCCATCAAGCATAAATGAGCAGTTGGCCTCTGATGGGACAAAGCCTAGCCTGGCCATGTCATATGTCATTCTCAATGCCATTTCCAGCGACTCCGTCCGACAAAACCCATACACTAGCGTCCGGTAAGTCACTTCATCAGCTGCAACTCCTCTCGCCACCATGCTATTTTTTACCTCCACCGCCTCCTGAACACGCTGATTCTTGCACAAACCATACATCAACACATTGTACGGCACCACGCTGACCTTGACCCCCTCGTCCTGCATCCTAGCCACAAGCCCCTTCGCGCCATCGATATTACGGGCCTCGCAGTAGGCCCGAATCCCAGCCGTGTAAAGATACTCGTCCAGACGAACACCAGACtggagcatttcatcgaacacagcaCGGGCAAGGGTGAACTGACGAATCTTGACAAGAGAGAGCAGAATCTGGGAAACCGTGTATTGGTTCGGAGTGATTCCGGCGGATAGGGAGAGGTGAAGGACGGCGGCTGCGTcgcgggcgcggc contains:
- the LOC124664639 gene encoding putative pentatricopeptide repeat-containing protein At5g59900 — protein: MPPLPRRNIAGDANPTPTTSHSGMVKLLADILHHTPPSTWPPALASPALRSRLAPAHVSSLLLLPASLSRPDLSRRFLLLLPPHLVSSLCLSLLALTFVSASPSSPPPSPHAASLLLSLASSSPSASSSFSSLSHASSLSPFPPATTAAAATLLASSYLRLRRARDAAAVLHLSLSAGITPNQYTVSQILLSLVKIRQFTLARAVFDEMLQSGVRLDEYLYTAGIRAYCEARNIDGAKGLVARMQDEGVKVSVVPYNVLMYGLCKNQRVQEAVEVKNSMVARGVAADEVTYRTLVYGFCRTESLEMALRMTYDMARLGFVPSEANCSFMLDGLRKRGKVEEAFRLACRLGELGMVPNIFAYNALLDSLCKNGMFGEADKLFNEMVDKGLEPNEVTYSILIHSFCKRGMMDDALDMFDRMREKGVRVTVYPYNSLINGCCKQDDLDRAMSFLSEMVDMGVTPNAASYCPLIAGFCRKGDLSSAVELHREMAEKGVAWNTYTFTALINGFCKAKKMDEASRLFDKMIDRNLVPNEATFNVMIEGYCLVGNIREAFQLYDQMVDRGLKPDNYTYRSLISGICLTSGVSKANEFAADIEKNCSLLNKFSLAALMHGFCREGRWTEAYGVRNEMAMRGVKLDLVSFTIIVYAALEQHDAEKSCMLLREMKQNSVRPDNVFHTCMINMHSKAGNMVEALNCWDKMIADGCFPNTVTYTVLVNNLCKSGHLSSAELLCKEMLASHFLPNSYTYNCFLDYFTTQGDLETAKHLYLAMLRGSLANIVTVNTLIKGFCKVGQIQEAIDLIRKSTENGFFPDCISYSTVIHELCKKGDTNKAFELWNEMLYKGLKPDIVAYNILIRWCNVHDEIDKGLEIYNDMIKKGVQPNWHTYRALLLGTSVMTSKQDDILLIT